Proteins encoded in a region of the Dreissena polymorpha isolate Duluth1 chromosome 6, UMN_Dpol_1.0, whole genome shotgun sequence genome:
- the LOC127836261 gene encoding uncharacterized protein LOC127836261 — protein sequence MEWNIIWNCVFGAILSTCASCFDRLELPAYEYQKRFQTELLPGKCPSRIIQYPESVYSEPCTFPNRAGIVDYKFKPAETTLRTTVTNASQLMSAIGLCDAKSTDYFGLLSKGDCLASEIAGMVDFKSNTATFLYVDHYRPWVKTLIPTHPINIPPEYRQYLNNSFFTESISIGSEEILLVEMHFPKEKEATVAGEEFHTPDMLAMMMHVAKHVGTPRKIKVVRVSTSDQVVVSKVFRGEMAIFEAMHYVEECENAIEKVRRELQQGVRHSHLKYSFKAYEIGPIAMSLQSVSDKDKQQAWEQIALVQVEAKRLYNRNKRYRKFCKSTTLYGKYCKHALEMVKELKKLNTHIHTQRRDWLKMPYEKQIEVINSGKRNIKLYTNTMRTVSKQLNPILKKRTKM from the exons ATGGAGTGGAACATAATTTGGAACTGTGTTTTTGGAGCAATATTAAGCACGTG TGCTTCCTGTTTTGATCGGTTAGAGTTACCGGCATACGAATATCAGAAGCGTTTCCAAACAGAGTTGTTGCCTGGAAAATGCCCATCGCGAATCATACAATACCCAGAGTCAGTGTATTCGGAACCATG TACGTTTCCTAATCGGGCTGGGATCGTCGATTACAAGTTTAAGCCAGCAGAGACTACGTTACGAACCACCGTTACGAATGCCTCTCAGCTCATGTCAGCCATTGGTCTATGTGATGCAAAATCAACAGACTATTTTGGCCTACTTTCAAAAGGAGATTGTTTGGCT AGTGAAATAGCCGGCATGGTTGATTTCAAATCAAATACGGCCACGTTTCTTTACGTGGATCACTACAGACCCTGGGTGAAGACATTGATACCAACACATCCCATCAACATCCCTCCTGAATATAGACAGTACCTCAACAACAGTTTCTTCACTGAAAGCATAT CTATTGGCTCCGAAGAAATACTGCTCGTTGAGATGCACTTTCCCAAGGAGAAAGAAGCCACGGTGGCCGGTGAGGAGTTCCACACTCCAGACATGCTTGCGATGATGATGCATGTTGCGAAGCATGTGGGAACTCCTCGAAAGATAAAG GTTGTTCGAGTTTCCACTTCGGACCAAGTTGTCGTGTCGAAGGTGTTCCGTGGAGAAATGGCCATCTTCGAGGCGATGCACTATGTGGAGGAATGCGAGAATGCCATCGAGAAG GTAAGGCGTGAATTGCAGCAGGGGGTGCGACACTCACATTTGAAGTATTCATTTAAGGCGTATGAGATTGGACCCATTGCAA TGTCCCTACAATCTGTCTCTGACAAGGATAAACAACAAGCCTGGGAACAAATTGCGCTTGTGCAGGTGGAAGCGAAACGCCTGTACAACAGGAATAAACGATACAGGAAATTT TGCAAATCCACGACGCTGTACGGCAAATACTGCAAACATGCACTTGAAATGGTCAAAGAGCTGAAGAAGCTGAACACACACATCCATACACAGAGGAGAGACTGGCTCAAGATGCCGTACGAGAAACAGATTGAAGTGATCAACAGCGGAAAGCGAAATATAAAACTGTATACCAACACTATGCGAACTGTTTCTAAACAGCTGAATCCGATTCTTAAAAAGCGGACAAAAATGTGA